A single window of Chitinophaga sp. XS-30 DNA harbors:
- a CDS encoding sugar phosphate isomerase/epimerase yields the protein MTFGVSTFVWVSPFSTAAFDLLPKIKGAGYDIVEVAVEDAALIDWKQLKSRAADLDLKITVSGAFGPDRDISSTDARIRRNGLQYITECVKIAAEMGSPVFGGPVYSAVGKTRIVPEEQKRQERAWCVENLREADKVAGDHGVIIGLEPLNRFETDMINTVDQAIALVDETGTEHIRILLDTFHANIEEKNIPDAIRRIGKKLLCHIQGNESDRGTPGTGHLDWQGINAALAEIGYEGAIVLETFGAPSKELARAACIWRPLANSADELAFEGLKFYKSAFPQEM from the coding sequence ATGACTTTTGGTGTAAGCACATTCGTCTGGGTATCTCCCTTTTCCACAGCGGCATTTGATCTGCTGCCCAAAATAAAGGGAGCAGGGTATGATATCGTGGAAGTGGCGGTGGAAGATGCCGCGCTGATCGACTGGAAACAGCTGAAATCCAGGGCTGCGGACCTTGATCTGAAAATCACGGTCAGCGGGGCTTTTGGGCCGGACCGGGATATTTCTTCCACCGATGCCCGTATCCGCCGGAACGGCTTGCAATACATTACGGAATGCGTGAAGATAGCAGCAGAAATGGGCAGTCCCGTTTTCGGAGGGCCGGTATATTCCGCGGTAGGCAAAACCCGGATCGTGCCGGAAGAGCAGAAGCGGCAGGAGCGGGCATGGTGTGTGGAGAATCTCCGCGAGGCCGATAAGGTCGCGGGGGACCATGGGGTTATCATCGGGCTGGAGCCGCTCAACCGCTTTGAAACGGATATGATCAATACGGTAGATCAGGCGATAGCGCTGGTAGATGAAACAGGGACGGAGCATATCCGCATCCTGCTCGATACTTTTCATGCCAATATAGAGGAAAAGAATATCCCGGATGCTATCCGCCGCATTGGTAAAAAGCTGTTATGCCATATTCAGGGCAATGAAAGCGACCGCGGAACGCCGGGCACCGGGCATCTGGACTGGCAGGGCATCAACGCCGCACTGGCAGAGATCGGTTATGAGGGGGCTATTGTGCTGGAAACCTTCGGCGCACCGTCGAAAGAACTGGCCCGTGCGGCCTGTATCTGGCGGCCATTGGCCAATAGTGCGGATGAACTGGCTTTTGAAGGGCTGAAGTTCTATAAAAGCGCGTTCCCGCAGGAAATGTAA
- a CDS encoding TlpA disulfide reductase family protein, producing MKIKTLLSLLLCTAFTGTAFGQVVTLQPGTIVHYRTTLNYKALNMEKNEQLNAGSNTAIYRFKLLEKLPGGRLRVESTLLDCRNISGDMNFDARRLTEARINSTSELFQLTLLQEPVELIIGNEPSEQPALKALLEKHGKAWSIREEYNNIMATGINIYLLKETSAVFFRFPQQPERQSSEWLSPDSTLKYSLSAASGGVRRITATKNPAAKGYNKQQEYRQEYDWNEASGKITRAFITQRNNDSAMVNGGKFAFQYADTLLLELLDDPESLPRIPADLKDMLALSSSWSDALKDGFDTDSAKFAAFTQRFDPMFRHEKRYAQQKLDMIQHLAGRDHHDVYSDSLKATPNYLLEGASIHLHNKLQSMVSRDADSAMMLMHYLSKARHSSFAGWMQHSFAQHLFPPADRNLDEAIAHLRKNGVPEKRIRELIYEANNSERVAGLLVNKMIGDEDSVIRNAAYPMYLTSTARKTRDTDSLRDIVQQFKSLSPAIIKSGNANRYALMLSRQLADSGRAAMADELLNDAIGKLEKGAEDSLNNTRYADKNMLAHAYKLKYDRLVKTNRKEAFVYLAKAAAASPKTPEESVHDSFYDRVFLQSKESYRRDFSDELLKEGATKEALQVLSQQIKAEPGMLPEVQQSFKQYLPERDFSEFLHEAVIRSWDTAPDFTLQGAEGEVFKLSDYAGKWLLLDFWGTWCQPCREELPEINKMVARIKDDPEKAFLSIACFDTPEKVKTFFRKEGYALPVAMSDQKVQENYGVKGYPSKFLISPEGKMIFLRYGSEWEKVFELFSNIKPGTDAAGDKKTTVSKDLQ from the coding sequence ATGAAAATCAAGACACTGCTATCCCTTCTCCTTTGTACCGCCTTTACCGGTACCGCTTTTGGACAGGTTGTAACCTTGCAACCCGGTACGATAGTTCATTACAGAACTACGCTCAATTACAAAGCGCTCAATATGGAAAAAAATGAGCAGCTCAATGCCGGTTCCAACACCGCCATCTACCGCTTCAAGCTACTTGAAAAGTTGCCGGGTGGCCGCCTGCGGGTGGAAAGCACCTTGCTGGATTGCCGCAATATCTCCGGTGACATGAACTTTGATGCCCGCCGGTTGACGGAGGCCCGCATTAACAGTACCAGCGAGCTGTTCCAATTAACATTGCTGCAGGAACCCGTGGAACTGATCATCGGCAATGAACCTTCTGAGCAGCCCGCGCTTAAAGCTTTGCTGGAAAAACATGGAAAAGCATGGAGCATCCGGGAAGAATATAATAACATCATGGCTACCGGCATAAACATTTACCTGCTGAAGGAGACCAGCGCCGTTTTCTTCCGCTTCCCGCAACAGCCGGAAAGGCAAAGCAGCGAATGGCTGAGCCCCGATTCCACCCTGAAGTATTCCCTAAGCGCGGCCTCAGGCGGCGTAAGGCGTATCACGGCCACTAAGAATCCGGCGGCAAAAGGATACAATAAACAACAGGAATACCGACAGGAATATGACTGGAACGAAGCCAGCGGAAAGATAACAAGAGCGTTCATTACACAGCGCAACAATGATTCGGCCATGGTCAACGGCGGAAAATTTGCTTTTCAGTATGCAGACACCCTGTTGCTGGAACTGCTGGATGATCCCGAATCCTTACCCCGGATACCCGCCGATCTGAAAGACATGCTGGCCCTGTCCTCCAGCTGGAGCGACGCGCTGAAGGACGGGTTTGATACGGACTCCGCAAAGTTTGCCGCCTTTACACAAAGGTTCGATCCTATGTTCAGGCATGAAAAACGATATGCCCAGCAGAAGCTGGATATGATCCAGCACCTGGCCGGCCGGGACCACCATGATGTATATAGCGATTCCCTGAAAGCTACGCCTAACTATCTGCTGGAAGGCGCCAGCATACATCTGCACAACAAACTGCAAAGCATGGTATCCCGCGATGCGGACAGCGCCATGATGCTGATGCACTATCTTTCAAAGGCGCGGCATTCATCCTTCGCAGGCTGGATGCAACATAGCTTTGCGCAGCATCTCTTCCCGCCGGCAGACAGGAACCTGGATGAAGCAATAGCACACTTGCGCAAAAACGGCGTACCGGAAAAACGCATCAGGGAACTGATCTACGAAGCCAATAACAGCGAACGCGTAGCGGGTTTGCTGGTCAACAAAATGATCGGGGACGAAGACAGCGTTATCCGTAACGCCGCCTACCCCATGTACCTCACCAGCACCGCAAGAAAGACCCGGGATACGGATTCCCTGCGGGACATCGTACAGCAATTCAAATCCCTTTCCCCAGCCATCATCAAAAGCGGCAATGCCAACCGGTATGCGTTGATGCTGAGCAGGCAGCTTGCGGATAGCGGACGTGCGGCAATGGCGGACGAACTGCTGAATGACGCCATCGGAAAGCTGGAAAAAGGTGCGGAAGATTCCCTCAACAACACCCGGTATGCGGATAAAAATATGCTGGCCCATGCCTACAAACTCAAGTACGACCGCCTGGTGAAAACCAACCGGAAGGAAGCCTTCGTTTATCTTGCCAAAGCGGCGGCGGCCTCTCCCAAAACACCGGAAGAATCTGTGCATGACAGTTTCTATGACCGGGTATTCCTGCAATCAAAAGAAAGCTACCGCCGGGATTTCTCGGACGAGCTGCTGAAGGAAGGCGCTACCAAAGAAGCGCTGCAGGTGCTCAGCCAGCAGATCAAGGCGGAGCCGGGCATGCTGCCGGAAGTACAACAGTCGTTCAAGCAATACCTGCCCGAACGGGATTTTTCCGAATTTCTGCATGAGGCAGTCATAAGATCCTGGGACACGGCGCCCGATTTCACGCTGCAGGGAGCTGAGGGCGAGGTTTTCAAGCTGTCTGACTATGCCGGCAAATGGCTGCTGCTTGATTTTTGGGGAACCTGGTGCCAGCCCTGCCGCGAAGAGCTGCCGGAGATCAATAAAATGGTGGCCCGCATCAAAGACGATCCGGAAAAAGCATTCCTTTCCATTGCCTGCTTCGATACGCCGGAAAAGGTGAAAACCTTTTTCCGCAAGGAAGGATATGCGCTGCCCGTGGCGATGTCTGACCAGAAAGTGCAGGAAAACTACGGCGTGAAAGGATATCCCTCCAAGTTCCTCATTTCCCCGGAAGGTAAAATGATCTTCCTGCGGTATGGGAGCGAATGGGAAAAGGTCTTCGAACTGTTCAGCAATATTAAACCGGGGACTGATGCCGCTGGCGATAAAAAAACGACCGTTAGCAAAGACCTGCAATGA